A window from Pseudooceanicola algae encodes these proteins:
- a CDS encoding MlaC/ttg2D family ABC transporter substrate-binding protein has product MTILTRNNPNRRGFLAAGAAALAASALLPGAARALTGSQAEQLVTSAVDRINTVISSGKSESAMIADFQQILNQYADVNIIARSCLGASARTASAAEMAAYTKAFSGYLARKYGKRFREFIGGEITVKGSRQVKTWYEVSSTADLSGQSPFEVRFLVSDGSGKPLFFDLFIEGISLRLTERDEIGAMLDQNRGSMAGLTAALQKAG; this is encoded by the coding sequence ATGACGATCCTTACGCGCAATAACCCGAACCGACGCGGCTTTCTTGCTGCCGGAGCAGCGGCGCTTGCCGCCTCCGCCCTTCTGCCCGGAGCCGCGCGCGCGCTGACCGGGTCGCAGGCCGAACAGCTGGTGACCTCGGCGGTCGACCGGATCAATACCGTGATCTCCTCCGGCAAATCCGAATCCGCGATGATTGCGGATTTTCAGCAGATCCTGAACCAATACGCCGATGTGAACATCATCGCCCGTTCCTGTCTTGGTGCCTCTGCGCGCACGGCATCGGCGGCTGAAATGGCGGCCTATACCAAGGCCTTCTCCGGCTACCTGGCCCGTAAGTACGGCAAGCGGTTCCGCGAATTCATCGGCGGTGAGATCACGGTCAAGGGATCGCGCCAGGTGAAGACCTGGTACGAGGTTTCCTCGACCGCGGACCTGAGTGGGCAATCGCCTTTCGAAGTGCGCTTCCTGGTCTCGGACGGATCGGGCAAGCCGCTGTTCTTCGACCTGTTCATCGAAGGCATTTCGCTGCGCCTGACCGAACGGGACGAAATCGGCGCGATGCTGGATCAGAACCGTGGCAGCATGGCCGGTCTGACGGCCGCCCTGCAGAAGGCGGGCTGA
- the mutL gene encoding DNA mismatch repair endonuclease MutL, whose translation MQRPDPKISDVRPVIRQLDDSAVNRIAAGEVVERPASAVKELVENALDAGATRIEITVADGGKTLIRIKDDGCGIAPEDLPLALSRHATSKIDGSDLLNIHTFGFRGEALPSLAAVGRLSLTSRAPGQEGAEIRVSGGQAEPVRPAALNRGTVAELRDLFYATPARLKFLRTDRAEMQAVTDIIKRLAMAEPFVGFTLIDAGSDRTVFRADPESGDLFDALHARLSTILGKEFAENALRIDATREDLHMTGYAALPTYSRGAAVAQFLFVNGRPVKDKLLTGALRAAYFDFLSRDRHPAAALFIDCDPVLVDVNVHPAKSEVRFRDPAIARGLIVSGLRHALAEAGHRASTTVSGATLGAFRAEPRQTPDGQPFVYQAPEAPRGFAAPIPQGGLAQTDLTGRGFSDRNFPAFDSAPSGRFEPIEETPQQPLESHPLGAARAQLHENYIVAQTTRGMVLVDQHAAHERLVYEKLKTQMAANGVASQALLIPEIVELSQGDATRLLEAADDLARLGLILEPFGGGAIAVRETPAILGEISAEALIRDVLDELSDQDQSMTLQARIEAILSRVACHGSIRSGRRMQVAEMNELLRQMEATPHSGQCNHGRPTYVELQLTDIERLFGRT comes from the coding sequence ATGCAGCGCCCTGACCCCAAGATAAGCGACGTCCGCCCCGTCATCCGCCAACTCGACGACTCCGCCGTGAACCGCATCGCGGCCGGCGAAGTGGTCGAACGCCCGGCCTCGGCGGTCAAGGAACTGGTGGAAAACGCGCTCGACGCCGGCGCCACCCGGATCGAGATCACGGTGGCCGATGGCGGCAAGACCCTGATCCGCATCAAGGACGACGGCTGCGGCATCGCGCCCGAAGACCTGCCCCTGGCCCTGTCGCGCCATGCCACGTCGAAGATCGACGGCTCGGACCTGCTGAACATCCATACCTTCGGTTTCCGGGGCGAGGCGCTGCCCTCGCTCGCCGCCGTCGGGCGGCTCAGCCTCACCTCCCGCGCGCCGGGACAGGAAGGCGCGGAGATCCGCGTCTCCGGAGGCCAGGCCGAGCCCGTCCGCCCTGCCGCGCTGAACCGGGGCACCGTGGCCGAACTGCGCGATCTCTTCTACGCCACGCCCGCGCGGCTGAAGTTCCTGCGCACCGACCGGGCGGAAATGCAGGCGGTCACCGACATCATCAAGCGGCTCGCCATGGCCGAACCCTTCGTCGGGTTCACCCTGATCGACGCAGGCAGCGACCGCACGGTGTTCCGCGCCGACCCTGAATCCGGTGACCTGTTCGACGCGCTCCACGCTCGCCTTTCCACGATCCTCGGCAAGGAATTCGCCGAAAACGCCCTCAGGATCGACGCGACCCGCGAAGATCTGCACATGACGGGTTACGCCGCCCTGCCGACCTATTCGCGCGGCGCGGCGGTGGCGCAGTTCCTCTTCGTCAATGGCCGCCCGGTGAAGGACAAGCTGCTGACCGGTGCCCTGCGCGCGGCCTATTTCGACTTCCTGTCGCGTGACCGCCATCCGGCGGCGGCGCTGTTCATCGACTGCGATCCCGTACTGGTCGACGTCAACGTCCACCCCGCGAAATCCGAAGTCCGTTTCCGCGATCCCGCCATCGCACGCGGCTTGATCGTCTCGGGCCTGCGCCACGCCCTTGCCGAAGCCGGGCATCGCGCCTCGACCACCGTCTCCGGGGCCACCCTCGGGGCGTTCCGCGCCGAGCCGCGCCAGACGCCGGATGGCCAGCCCTTTGTCTACCAGGCACCAGAGGCTCCGCGCGGCTTTGCCGCCCCGATCCCACAGGGTGGGCTTGCGCAGACAGATCTTACCGGCCGAGGCTTTTCTGACCGCAACTTTCCGGCTTTCGACAGCGCCCCCTCGGGCCGCTTCGAGCCGATCGAAGAGACTCCGCAACAGCCCCTCGAAAGCCATCCGCTCGGCGCGGCCCGCGCCCAGTTGCACGAGAACTACATCGTTGCCCAGACGACACGCGGCATGGTGCTCGTCGACCAACACGCGGCGCATGAACGGCTGGTCTATGAAAAACTGAAGACCCAGATGGCTGCCAATGGCGTCGCCTCCCAAGCCCTGCTGATCCCCGAGATCGTCGAGCTTTCACAGGGCGATGCCACCCGCCTGCTGGAGGCCGCAGATGACCTCGCCCGGCTTGGCCTGATCCTCGAGCCCTTCGGCGGCGGCGCCATCGCGGTGCGGGAAACCCCGGCCATCCTCGGCGAAATCAGCGCCGAGGCGCTGATCCGCGATGTGCTGGACGAATTGTCGGATCAGGACCAGTCGATGACCCTGCAGGCCCGGATCGAGGCGATCCTGTCGCGCGTCGCCTGCCATGGCTCGATCCGGTCGGGTCGGCGCATGCAGGTCGCGGAAATGAACGAACTTCTGCGCCAGATGGAGGCAACGCCCCATTCCGGCCAGTGCAACCACGGCCGCCCCACCTATGTGGAGCTGCAATTGACGGATATCGAAAGGCTTTTCGGTCGCACATGA
- a CDS encoding MlaA family lipoprotein — protein sequence MLQAILAFYWTQFEEIDQRMTNSPAVSRPRNASSQPAGSLRSRSIRRATMAGLATLVALTLAGCAGNQPADTPTRLYDDPYEADNRKTHSFNKALDTNVLRPVSVTYVKVVPHEFRYLLGNFGENLGTPLDVVNNLLQFRFGQAALNTARFVMNTTLGFGGTVDAATKFGIPWRDTDFGETLYVWGVPEGAYVELPVFGPSNQRDAVAKVVDFMNSPLSWFGYDVNADVYLVGLGARMSGIASARGENAETIDSVLYSSADSYSQARSIYLQNRRYQLARNAGRTGMGSSEGSGYDDPYGNSDEDPYLESYDDPYGETYDDPYAQ from the coding sequence ATGCTGCAGGCTATTCTGGCCTTCTATTGGACCCAATTTGAAGAGATTGATCAGCGGATGACCAACAGCCCTGCCGTGTCCCGGCCCCGGAATGCTTCTTCCCAACCTGCCGGATCCCTGCGGTCCAGGTCCATACGCCGCGCGACCATGGCCGGCCTCGCCACGCTTGTCGCGCTGACGCTGGCGGGCTGTGCCGGGAACCAGCCTGCAGACACGCCGACACGGCTTTACGATGACCCCTACGAGGCGGATAACCGCAAGACCCACTCCTTCAACAAGGCGCTGGACACGAATGTCCTGCGGCCCGTGTCGGTCACCTATGTCAAGGTCGTGCCACATGAATTCCGGTACCTGCTGGGCAATTTCGGCGAGAACCTCGGCACGCCGCTGGACGTGGTGAACAACCTGCTGCAATTCCGCTTTGGCCAGGCGGCCCTGAACACGGCGCGCTTCGTGATGAACACCACGCTCGGCTTCGGCGGTACGGTGGATGCGGCGACGAAATTCGGCATCCCCTGGCGCGATACCGATTTCGGCGAAACGCTTTACGTCTGGGGTGTTCCCGAAGGCGCCTACGTCGAACTGCCGGTCTTTGGCCCGTCGAATCAGCGCGATGCGGTCGCCAAGGTGGTGGACTTCATGAACTCGCCGCTCAGTTGGTTCGGGTATGACGTGAACGCGGATGTCTACCTGGTCGGTCTCGGCGCCCGGATGAGCGGCATCGCCTCGGCGCGGGGCGAAAATGCCGAAACCATCGACTCCGTGCTTTACAGCAGTGCCGACAGCTATTCCCAGGCGCGGTCGATCTACCTGCAGAACCGTCGCTATCAGCTGGCACGGAACGCGGGACGGACCGGAATGGGATCGAGCGAGGGGTCCGGATATGACGACCCCTATGGAAATTCCGACGAAGACCCTTATCTCGAGTCCTATGATGATCCCTATGGTGAGACCTATGACGATCCTTACGCGCAATAA
- a CDS encoding DNA recombination protein RmuC: protein MIQLGSLTFDLSDPATLGLLAGGLVLVLFLILMVVLIRTASRASEPVIWQMNQMARTVDGLARGQEQLAGNLSTVSNMQTNGQNQMLHSMEARLTAVQQHMNDRLHANAMSQARALAEMQEKMNTQLQGGSEKTVKSLVELQQRLQVIDKAQENITKLSGDVLSLQDILSNKQTRGAFGEIQLNDIVSKALPSDSYTVQATLSNGKRADCLIHLPNPPGPIVVDAKFPLEAYEALRRAQTREERHAAGQQFRASVRGHMKAISDRYIIEGETADGALMFLPSEAVYAELHANFPEVIREGFNMRVWTVSPTTCMATLNTMRAILKDARMREQAGAIRKVLHLLHRDVEIVVERVGKLETHFDQARKDLDGIGTAAERAGKRAAKLDNFDFEELAPEAGTSPLESLNNG from the coding sequence ATGATCCAGCTTGGTTCGCTTACTTTCGACCTGTCCGACCCCGCGACGCTTGGCCTGCTGGCCGGGGGCCTGGTCCTTGTCCTGTTTCTGATCCTGATGGTCGTGCTCATCCGCACGGCATCGCGCGCTTCCGAGCCGGTGATCTGGCAGATGAACCAGATGGCCCGCACCGTAGACGGGCTGGCGCGCGGGCAGGAACAGCTGGCTGGCAACCTGTCGACGGTGTCCAATATGCAGACCAACGGTCAGAATCAGATGCTGCATTCCATGGAGGCCCGTCTGACGGCCGTGCAGCAGCATATGAACGATCGCCTGCATGCCAATGCCATGTCCCAGGCCCGTGCCCTGGCCGAGATGCAGGAAAAGATGAACACCCAGCTTCAGGGTGGGTCCGAAAAGACAGTGAAAAGCCTGGTCGAATTGCAGCAGCGCCTGCAGGTGATCGACAAGGCGCAGGAGAATATCACCAAGCTGTCCGGCGATGTGCTGTCGCTTCAGGACATCCTGTCCAACAAGCAGACCCGCGGCGCCTTCGGGGAAATCCAGCTGAACGATATCGTGTCCAAGGCGCTGCCCTCGGACAGCTACACGGTGCAGGCGACGCTTTCCAACGGCAAGCGGGCCGATTGCCTGATCCACCTGCCGAACCCGCCGGGGCCGATCGTGGTCGACGCCAAATTCCCGCTGGAAGCCTACGAGGCCCTGCGGCGGGCGCAAACGCGCGAGGAACGCCACGCCGCCGGGCAACAGTTCCGTGCCTCGGTCCGCGGGCACATGAAGGCGATTTCCGACCGCTACATCATCGAAGGTGAAACGGCCGATGGAGCGCTGATGTTCCTGCCCTCCGAAGCGGTCTATGCCGAATTGCACGCCAACTTTCCCGAGGTGATCCGCGAAGGGTTCAACATGCGGGTCTGGACCGTTTCGCCGACGACCTGCATGGCGACGCTGAATACCATGCGCGCGATCCTGAAGGACGCCCGCATGCGGGAACAGGCCGGCGCGATCCGCAAGGTGCTGCACTTGCTGCACCGCGACGTGGAAATCGTCGTCGAACGGGTGGGCAAGCTGGAAACCCATTTCGATCAGGCCCGCAAGGATCTGGACGGCATCGGCACCGCCGCCGAACGGGCCGGCAAACGCGCCGCGAAGCTGGACAATTTCGACTTCGAGGAACTGGCGCCCGAGGCCGGGACCTCTCCTCTGGAAAGCCTGAACAACGGGTAG
- a CDS encoding transglycosylase domain-containing protein: protein MRFFYNIIRLTFSLIWRVLWRIGAVSVALILIASAFVAVTLPPVEDLTDGRARGSVTMRDASGQTFAWRGDQYGGLVSAENVSPNLLNAIVATEDRRFYRHFGVSPRGVIGAIAINLREGRGPLEGHGGSTITQQTAKLICLGVPYDPTVWKNESAYESDCRQTTLWRKAKEAVYAVGMEMRYSKNDILTIYMNRAYLGEGTRGFEAASERYFGKSAADVDPAQAAMLAGLLVAPTRYAPTNNLARSQNRANLIIGLMEDQDYLTAAQAEQAIAHPAQLSDAARDQSGGYFADWLMSSAPDFLTRRNADVVFDTTLDPRIQKSAEGALAHVFETKVREGSDAQAAIVVMSADGAVRGMVGGRDLDGGGVFNRATQALRQTGSSFKPFVYATALELGWSWNDIVQDAPLTINIPGSGPWTPENYDHDFRGPVTLVDALKKSLNIPAVRVAQAAGLDNVRKVAEDFGIGHDLAPGPALALGASEATLIEMVGAYAGILNGGSSVEPYGMTRVTLQGDSEPLAETEGGIGERVIREDAARELIYMMRQVVLSGTGQRAGLDNVEIAGKTGTTQAARDAWFIGFSADYVIGVWMGYDNNTPLTGVTGSGLPAEIFHETMVRVQDGLEPRPLPMIHPDTSQGREMAGDSGSAGSSGSNPIKQVENVIEKALRDIFGLN, encoded by the coding sequence CTGCGCTTCTTCTACAATATCATCCGCCTGACGTTCAGCCTGATCTGGCGGGTGCTCTGGCGCATCGGCGCGGTTTCGGTCGCCCTGATCCTGATCGCCTCGGCCTTTGTCGCCGTGACCCTGCCCCCGGTCGAGGATCTGACCGACGGTCGCGCGCGCGGATCGGTCACCATGCGCGATGCCTCGGGGCAAACCTTTGCCTGGCGCGGCGATCAATATGGTGGGCTGGTCTCGGCCGAGAATGTCTCTCCGAACCTGCTGAACGCCATCGTGGCGACTGAGGACCGGCGCTTTTACCGGCATTTCGGGGTCAGTCCGCGTGGCGTCATCGGCGCCATCGCGATCAACCTGCGCGAAGGCCGTGGCCCGCTGGAAGGGCACGGCGGTTCGACCATCACCCAGCAGACGGCCAAGCTGATCTGCCTCGGGGTGCCCTATGACCCGACTGTCTGGAAGAACGAATCCGCCTATGAATCCGACTGCCGCCAGACCACCCTTTGGCGCAAGGCCAAGGAAGCGGTCTATGCCGTCGGGATGGAGATGCGGTATTCCAAGAACGACATCCTGACCATCTACATGAACCGCGCCTATCTGGGCGAAGGTACGCGCGGGTTCGAAGCCGCGAGCGAGCGCTATTTCGGCAAGAGCGCCGCCGATGTCGATCCCGCGCAGGCCGCCATGCTGGCCGGGTTGCTGGTCGCGCCGACGCGTTACGCGCCGACCAACAATCTGGCGCGCAGCCAGAACCGCGCCAACCTGATCATCGGGCTGATGGAGGATCAGGATTACCTGACCGCCGCGCAGGCCGAACAGGCCATTGCCCATCCAGCGCAGCTGTCCGACGCGGCGCGTGACCAGTCCGGGGGCTATTTCGCCGACTGGCTGATGTCCTCGGCCCCGGATTTCCTGACCCGGCGCAATGCCGACGTGGTCTTTGACACGACGCTGGACCCGCGCATCCAGAAAAGCGCCGAAGGGGCGCTGGCCCATGTCTTTGAAACCAAGGTCCGCGAAGGATCAGATGCGCAGGCCGCCATTGTCGTGATGAGCGCCGATGGCGCGGTGCGTGGCATGGTCGGCGGGCGTGACCTTGACGGTGGCGGGGTGTTCAACCGTGCCACCCAGGCGCTGCGCCAGACCGGCAGCAGCTTCAAACCCTTCGTCTATGCAACCGCGCTGGAACTGGGCTGGTCCTGGAACGACATCGTTCAGGACGCACCTCTGACCATCAACATCCCAGGCTCCGGCCCCTGGACGCCGGAAAACTACGACCATGACTTCCGCGGCCCGGTGACCTTGGTCGATGCGCTGAAGAAATCCCTCAATATTCCGGCGGTACGGGTGGCCCAGGCGGCCGGCCTCGACAACGTCCGCAAGGTGGCCGAGGACTTCGGCATCGGGCATGATCTCGCCCCCGGTCCGGCCCTGGCGCTTGGCGCCTCGGAAGCGACGCTGATCGAGATGGTCGGCGCCTATGCCGGCATCCTGAACGGCGGTTCTTCAGTGGAACCCTACGGCATGACGCGGGTCACGCTGCAGGGCGACAGCGAACCGCTGGCGGAAACCGAAGGCGGCATCGGCGAACGGGTGATCCGCGAAGATGCAGCGCGCGAGCTGATCTACATGATGCGCCAAGTGGTGCTGAGCGGCACCGGCCAGCGCGCCGGGCTCGACAATGTCGAGATCGCCGGCAAGACCGGCACCACGCAGGCCGCGCGGGATGCCTGGTTCATCGGCTTCTCGGCGGACTACGTGATCGGGGTCTGGATGGGCTATGACAACAACACGCCGCTGACCGGTGTCACCGGGTCGGGCCTGCCTGCCGAGATCTTCCATGAAACCATGGTCCGCGTGCAGGACGGGCTGGAACCGCGTCCCCTGCCGATGATCCATCCGGACACTTCGCAAGGGCGCGAAATGGCCGGTGACAGCGGCAGCGCGGGGTCGTCGGGCAGCAATCCGATCAAGCAGGTCGAGAATGTCATCGAAAAAGCCCTGCGTGATATCTTCGGACTGAATTGA
- a CDS encoding urate hydroxylase PuuD gives MYDLAAIGAWLEFGVRWLHVITAIAWIGSSFYFIALDLGLHRDRNLASGADGEEWQVHGGGFYHVQKYLVAPVAMPDHLVWFKWEAYSTWLSGFALLALVYYLGADFYLIDPAVMDLTRLQAIAISVASLGFGWLAYDFICKSKFGDNNTRLMLGLYVILVALAWFYSHVFSGRAALLHLGAFTATIMSANVFFIIMPNQRVVVEDLKAGRTPAAKYGYIAKQRSTHNNYLTLPVIFMMLSNHYPLAFGTQHTWIIASLVFLMGVTIRHFFNSVHMRKATPWWTWLVTALIFLTVMWLSTAPLWSDDAEDPEAGIVTRFAEAEGYDQVHDIVLGRCSMCHSAEPFYDGILWAPKGVRLDDATQITRNARAIYLQAGLTHAMPPANVSFIEDDERDAIRAWYESAIKG, from the coding sequence ATGTACGATCTTGCGGCCATCGGGGCCTGGCTGGAATTCGGAGTCCGCTGGCTTCATGTCATCACCGCGATTGCCTGGATCGGCTCTTCCTTCTATTTCATAGCGCTCGACCTCGGCCTGCACCGGGACCGCAACCTGGCCTCCGGCGCGGATGGCGAGGAATGGCAGGTCCATGGTGGCGGCTTCTACCATGTGCAGAAGTACCTCGTCGCCCCCGTGGCCATGCCCGACCACCTTGTCTGGTTCAAATGGGAGGCCTACTCGACCTGGCTGTCCGGCTTCGCCCTGCTTGCGCTGGTCTACTATCTCGGCGCGGACTTCTACCTGATCGACCCGGCGGTGATGGACCTCACGCGCCTTCAGGCCATCGCGATCTCGGTCGCCTCGCTCGGCTTCGGCTGGCTGGCCTACGACTTCATCTGCAAGTCGAAGTTCGGCGACAACAACACCCGGCTGATGCTGGGCCTCTACGTGATCCTGGTCGCGCTTGCCTGGTTCTATTCCCACGTCTTCTCGGGCCGCGCGGCGCTGCTGCACCTCGGTGCCTTCACCGCCACGATCATGAGCGCGAACGTCTTCTTCATCATCATGCCCAACCAGCGCGTGGTGGTCGAAGACCTGAAGGCCGGCCGCACCCCGGCGGCTAAATACGGCTATATCGCCAAGCAGCGCTCGACCCACAACAACTACCTGACGCTGCCGGTCATCTTCATGATGCTGTCGAACCACTACCCGCTGGCCTTCGGCACCCAGCACACATGGATCATCGCCAGCCTGGTCTTCCTGATGGGCGTCACGATCCGGCATTTCTTCAACTCGGTGCACATGCGCAAGGCGACGCCCTGGTGGACCTGGCTGGTCACCGCGCTGATCTTCCTGACGGTGATGTGGCTCTCGACCGCTCCGCTCTGGTCCGACGACGCCGAAGACCCCGAAGCGGGCATCGTCACCCGCTTTGCCGAAGCCGAAGGCTATGACCAGGTCCATGACATCGTGCTCGGGCGCTGCTCCATGTGCCACAGCGCCGAGCCGTTCTACGACGGTATCCTCTGGGCTCCCAAGGGCGTGCGCCTCGACGATGCCACCCAGATCACCCGCAACGCCCGCGCGATCTACCTGCAGGCCGGCCTGACCCATGCCATGCCCCCCGCAAACGTCAGCTTCATCGAGGACGACGAACGCGATGCCATCCGCGCCTGGTACGAATCCGCGATCAAGGGCTGA
- a CDS encoding P-II family nitrogen regulator → MKLIIATIKPFKLEEVREALTEIGVRGMMVTEIKGFGSQSGHTEIYRGAEYAVNFVPKIKLEIAVTAAMADQVVEKITETAKTGKIGDGKIFVLDVQQAVRVRTGETNDDAL, encoded by the coding sequence GTGAAACTGATCATTGCAACAATCAAACCGTTCAAGCTCGAGGAGGTCCGCGAGGCGCTGACCGAGATCGGCGTTCGCGGGATGATGGTAACGGAAATCAAGGGCTTCGGCTCTCAATCGGGCCATACGGAGATCTATCGCGGCGCCGAATACGCGGTGAACTTCGTTCCGAAGATCAAGCTCGAGATCGCTGTGACGGCCGCCATGGCTGACCAGGTCGTCGAAAAGATCACCGAAACGGCAAAGACCGGCAAAATCGGTGACGGCAAGATCTTCGTGCTCGACGTCCAGCAGGCGGTGCGGGTGCGGACCGGCGAAACCAACGACGACGCACTCTGA
- a CDS encoding DUF3775 domain-containing protein translates to MLEISVNKVAAVILMSRELDRAEPELRAFLEALNEEELLSLVALMWIGREAFEPEELSEAMAMAGREGSVPTPDYLLGSPHLSDHLENGLDALGLSATDAEDDLVRGG, encoded by the coding sequence ATGCTTGAAATTTCCGTCAACAAGGTCGCTGCCGTGATCCTCATGTCACGCGAGCTTGACCGCGCAGAACCCGAATTGCGCGCCTTTCTGGAGGCGCTCAACGAAGAGGAACTGCTGAGCCTGGTCGCCCTGATGTGGATCGGGCGCGAGGCCTTCGAACCCGAGGAGCTTTCCGAAGCGATGGCGATGGCGGGGCGCGAAGGATCGGTGCCCACCCCGGATTACCTGCTCGGCTCGCCGCATCTGTCCGATCACCTGGAAAACGGGCTGGACGCGCTTGGCCTGTCGGCCACGGATGCCGAAGACGACCTGGTCCGGGGCGGCTAA
- the amt gene encoding ammonium transporter, with product MKTIQKLGLAAALMALPSIGLAQEEEVVAALVPTDSVFILNTLLLIIGGFLVFFMAAGFGMLEAGLVRSKNVAMQCTKNIGLFSLASIFYYLIGYNLMYPLGTWAVDGWLSGVWGPGVMEAVGITADAADDYGYASTSSDFFFQVMFCAATASIVSGTLAERIKLWPFMIFTIILTSLIYPISASWKWGGGFLDAAGFLDFAGSTVVHSVGGWAALAGAIILGPRLGKYKDGKVTAFPGSNLTLATLGTFILWLGWFGFNGASQLAMGSVGDVADVGRIMVNTNTAAAGGAIGAMILTQIMYGKTDLTMVLNGALAGLVSITAEPLTPSIGAATIIGAIGGIIVVLVVPLLDKLKIDDVVGAIPVHLVCGIWGTIAVVFTNADATFGAQIYGIVVVGIFTFVVSGVVWLILKGVMGIRVSEEDEIAGLDMAELGMEAYPEFSKG from the coding sequence ATGAAAACCATTCAGAAACTTGGCCTTGCCGCGGCGCTCATGGCGCTGCCGAGCATCGGCCTTGCACAGGAAGAGGAAGTCGTCGCGGCACTCGTGCCCACGGATTCCGTCTTTATCCTCAACACGTTGCTGCTGATCATCGGCGGTTTCCTCGTGTTCTTCATGGCCGCAGGCTTCGGCATGCTGGAAGCGGGCCTGGTCCGTTCCAAGAACGTCGCCATGCAATGCACCAAGAACATCGGCCTCTTCTCGCTGGCGTCGATCTTCTACTACCTGATCGGCTACAACCTGATGTACCCGCTCGGCACCTGGGCCGTTGATGGCTGGCTCTCGGGCGTCTGGGGTCCCGGCGTCATGGAAGCCGTGGGCATCACCGCCGATGCAGCCGACGATTACGGCTATGCTTCGACCTCGTCCGACTTCTTCTTCCAGGTCATGTTCTGCGCCGCCACCGCCTCGATCGTTTCCGGCACCTTGGCCGAACGTATCAAGCTCTGGCCCTTCATGATCTTCACGATCATCCTGACCTCGCTGATCTACCCGATTTCCGCCTCCTGGAAATGGGGCGGCGGTTTCCTGGATGCCGCGGGCTTCCTCGACTTCGCAGGTTCGACCGTCGTGCACTCCGTGGGTGGCTGGGCCGCTCTGGCCGGTGCGATCATCCTTGGCCCGCGTCTGGGCAAGTACAAGGACGGCAAGGTCACGGCCTTCCCCGGTTCGAACCTGACCCTGGCGACCCTGGGTACCTTCATCCTGTGGCTCGGCTGGTTCGGCTTCAACGGCGCATCGCAACTGGCCATGGGCTCGGTTGGTGACGTGGCCGACGTTGGCCGCATCATGGTCAACACCAACACGGCTGCGGCAGGTGGTGCCATCGGCGCCATGATCCTGACCCAGATCATGTACGGCAAGACCGACCTCACCATGGTGCTGAACGGCGCACTGGCGGGCCTCGTGTCGATCACTGCCGAACCGCTGACCCCCAGCATCGGGGCCGCGACCATCATCGGCGCCATCGGTGGTATCATCGTGGTCCTGGTCGTGCCGCTGCTCGACAAGCTGAAGATCGACGATGTCGTCGGTGCCATCCCGGTCCACCTCGTCTGTGGCATCTGGGGCACCATCGCGGTTGTCTTCACCAATGCTGACGCCACCTTCGGCGCCCAGATCTATGGCATCGTCGTGGTCGGCATCTTCACCTTCGTGGTCTCCGGCGTTGTCTGGCTGATCCTGAAGGGTGTCATGGGCATCCGGGTTTCCGAAGAGGACGAGATCGCCGGTCTCGACATGGCCGAACTGGGCATGGAAGCCTATCCGGAATTCTCCAAGGGCTGA